A genomic region of Pseudomonas sp. KU43P contains the following coding sequences:
- the yejK gene encoding nucleoid-associated protein YejK, whose protein sequence is MPIRHAVMHFIDKKPDGSPAALHLASSDLPVTGAVENLVYDVNSAYNSKAGKVWGFFHGESGAYPLSGWLAKVVSGEMNFIDFTRIAAEHLCKLMEESNLAVGGHVLFALQSNGPTDYLTVAVLQQVEAVAVASDLTVATSRQLDVGSIHMGARINLSEWKNNPASRQYISFIKGKSGKKISAYFQDFVGCQQGIDGAGETRTLLKAFSDFVESEDLPTDAAREKAQTLADYATAQIKLGEPVTLQELSELLDEDRPRHFADFIRNADYGLSPEIPADKRTLKQYRRFTGRAEGMSISFEAHLLGERVEFDQASASLTIKNLPTQLVDQLKRSAAA, encoded by the coding sequence ATGCCCATTCGCCACGCAGTCATGCACTTCATCGACAAAAAGCCGGATGGAAGCCCGGCGGCCTTACACCTGGCCAGCAGCGACCTGCCCGTAACCGGCGCCGTCGAGAACCTGGTGTACGACGTGAACAGCGCCTACAACAGCAAGGCGGGCAAGGTCTGGGGATTCTTCCACGGAGAGTCCGGCGCCTACCCGCTCAGCGGCTGGCTGGCCAAGGTCGTCAGCGGCGAGATGAATTTCATCGACTTCACCCGCATCGCGGCCGAACACCTCTGCAAGCTGATGGAGGAATCGAATCTCGCTGTGGGCGGCCACGTGCTGTTTGCCCTCCAGTCGAATGGGCCGACTGACTACCTGACGGTGGCTGTGCTGCAGCAGGTCGAAGCCGTGGCAGTGGCATCCGATCTGACGGTGGCGACTTCGCGCCAGCTCGACGTTGGCTCGATCCATATGGGCGCACGCATCAACCTGAGCGAGTGGAAGAACAACCCCGCATCTCGCCAGTACATCTCATTCATCAAGGGCAAGAGCGGCAAGAAGATCTCAGCCTACTTCCAGGACTTCGTCGGCTGCCAGCAAGGCATCGACGGCGCAGGCGAGACGCGCACCCTGCTCAAGGCCTTCAGCGACTTCGTGGAGAGCGAGGATCTGCCGACAGACGCCGCCCGCGAGAAGGCGCAAACCCTAGCCGATTACGCCACCGCCCAGATCAAGCTGGGCGAGCCGGTGACTCTGCAAGAGCTGTCCGAGCTGCTCGACGAGGATCGCCCCCGGCACTTCGCCGACTTCATCCGAAACGCCGACTATGGCCTGTCACCAGAGATCCCGGCAGACAAGCGCACCCTCAAGCAATACCGCCGCTTCACCGGGCGCGCCGAAGGCATGTCGATCAGCTTCGAGGCACACCTACTCGGCGAGCGTGTCGAGTTCGATCAGGCCAGCGCCAGCTTGACCATCAAGAACCTGCCGACGCAGCTGGTTGATCAGCTCAAGCGTTCCGCAGCGGCCTGA
- a CDS encoding acyloxyacyl hydrolase: protein MKKIIAASVLSLAAFSAGATELSGAVGATSQGGMTARAGVGFAWDKTWWESNTGRLTGYWDAAYTYWEAGDASGGAHSLSFAPVFVYEFGSGNIKPFIEAGIGLAVFSGTSAGDQELGSAFNFEDRIGAGLKIGETQRIGIRAMHYSNAGIKQPNDGIESYALFYSHQI from the coding sequence ATGAAGAAAATCATCGCAGCGTCGGTGCTTTCCTTAGCAGCATTCTCTGCAGGAGCAACTGAATTATCAGGTGCCGTGGGAGCAACCTCCCAAGGAGGGATGACTGCCCGAGCGGGAGTAGGATTTGCCTGGGACAAAACGTGGTGGGAGTCAAATACCGGTCGACTGACAGGCTATTGGGACGCTGCATACACGTACTGGGAAGCGGGCGATGCCTCAGGTGGCGCCCATTCCCTCTCGTTCGCTCCAGTGTTCGTCTACGAGTTCGGGAGTGGCAACATCAAACCATTCATCGAGGCGGGCATCGGTTTGGCGGTGTTCTCCGGAACTTCGGCCGGGGATCAAGAGCTGGGCTCTGCCTTCAATTTTGAAGATCGCATCGGGGCGGGCCTGAAGATCGGAGAGACTCAAAGGATCGGCATTCGTGCGATGCACTACTCCAATGCCGGGATCAAACAACCGAATGATGGTATCGAATCCTACGCGTTGTTTTACAGCCATCAAATCTGA
- a CDS encoding ASCH domain-containing protein: MKALSIRQPWAWLIIHGDKDIENRSWHTKFRGRFLVHAAQGMTRREWSDAVVFCNEHRLALPPHWSQLQRGGIIGSVELTDSVDTSTSPWYMGEKGFVLCDPRPWAFTPLKGRLGFFDVPAGVSP; this comes from the coding sequence GTGAAAGCACTTTCAATTCGACAACCGTGGGCCTGGCTGATCATCCATGGCGACAAGGACATCGAGAACAGGTCGTGGCACACCAAGTTTCGTGGTCGATTTCTGGTGCACGCCGCCCAGGGCATGACCCGCAGGGAATGGAGCGATGCCGTGGTGTTCTGCAACGAGCACCGACTGGCCCTCCCCCCACACTGGAGTCAGCTTCAGCGCGGCGGAATTATCGGATCGGTTGAGCTGACCGATAGCGTCGATACCAGCACGTCGCCTTGGTACATGGGCGAGAAGGGTTTCGTCCTGTGCGATCCAAGGCCCTGGGCATTCACTCCACTCAAGGGGCGCCTTGGGTTCTTTGATGTTCCTGCAGGAGTTTCGCCATGA
- a CDS encoding DHHA1 domain-containing protein yields MSERKTMCIYHGNCADGFGAAWVVRKAMGTRVEFVAGVYGLEPPDVTDKDVIIVDFSYKSEVMVAMSFKANSIIVLDHHKSAAEDLGKFPPFHAGVRLDGRHADGSVALGWESAFTLMYSQNSPRIACCFDMHRSGAMLAWDHFFPGKEPPKLLRHIQDRDLWLFELDGTREIQANLFSYPYDFEVWDKLMSAEVETLRSDGAAIERKHHKDIAELVAVMKRRLVIGGHDVPAASLPYTLTSDAGHLMAQGEPFAACYWDTPDGRVFSLRSTDEGLDVSEIAKQYGGGGHRNASGFRVPFGHELTQ; encoded by the coding sequence ATGTCTGAACGCAAAACGATGTGCATCTACCACGGGAACTGTGCTGACGGCTTCGGGGCCGCATGGGTTGTCCGTAAAGCCATGGGTACCCGGGTTGAGTTCGTGGCCGGCGTGTACGGCCTGGAACCACCGGACGTAACCGACAAGGACGTAATCATCGTGGACTTCAGCTACAAGTCCGAAGTGATGGTCGCCATGAGCTTCAAAGCCAACAGCATCATCGTCCTCGACCATCACAAATCGGCGGCTGAGGACTTGGGTAAGTTTCCGCCATTCCATGCCGGTGTTCGCCTCGATGGGCGACACGCCGACGGCTCGGTCGCGCTGGGATGGGAAAGCGCTTTCACCCTCATGTACTCGCAGAACTCCCCGCGCATTGCCTGCTGTTTCGACATGCATCGCAGTGGCGCCATGCTCGCCTGGGATCACTTCTTCCCCGGGAAAGAGCCACCAAAGCTGCTGCGCCACATTCAGGACCGCGACCTTTGGTTGTTCGAACTGGACGGCACCCGCGAAATCCAGGCCAACCTGTTCAGCTACCCCTACGACTTTGAAGTCTGGGACAAGCTCATGTCCGCCGAGGTGGAGACCCTGCGTTCGGACGGCGCCGCCATCGAGCGCAAGCACCACAAGGACATTGCCGAACTGGTCGCCGTTATGAAGCGCCGCCTGGTCATCGGGGGGCATGATGTGCCGGCAGCCAGCCTGCCGTACACGCTCACCAGTGATGCGGGGCACCTAATGGCTCAAGGCGAGCCATTCGCCGCTTGTTACTGGGACACCCCGGATGGCCGCGTATTTAGCCTCCGCAGCACTGACGAAGGCCTCGACGTCTCAGAGATCGCAAAACAGTACGGCGGCGGAGGCCACCGCAATGCCTCTGGTTTCCGGGTGCCATTTGGCCACGAACTGACTCAATAA